In Nycticebus coucang isolate mNycCou1 chromosome 5, mNycCou1.pri, whole genome shotgun sequence, the DNA window AAGGCACAAGGACttcaatttaaaagaaatagtttTCTAACAGCATGAATATAACATTTGAACTGACTAGACTGAGTGCATACTTTGACACATAGGTAgggaaataccagcaatgaagGAAATCGTCACCTCAGTGAAACATAGCCTAGTACATGTCGAGTATCCCTAACCAAAACCTGAAACTTTTTGAATGATGccatgatgctcaaaggaaatgaacATCGGAGTAGTTTGGATTAGGGATGttcaataatgaaaatattcccaAATTTGAAAAATGCTGACATGGAAATTCAAAGCAGTAATACTTACTTAATTAAGTCCATATCATTGAGCTGTGTTAAAATATTTGCTAGAAGATGTTTAAGTCCTCTTCGAAAGAGTTCACTGAGAATATCTACATATTCTAGGCCCATTTTCCTGCCAATTATATTCTGTAGTCTAAAATTTCCACTGGCTATAGTTGCCTTCAGCATCTCCCAATCTTTTCTTGGATTTCTTTTcgcattcttttttaatgttgaacAAACGACTTTTTGAAAATGGAGAATTGGCAACAAGTTTTTGTTGGGATACTGGTCTGGGCTTTGTATCTGTAACAGGCAGGACTGTGAACTGTAACTGAAATTTTCCTCCAGGGGAAGGCTTCCTTCTTCGTGTTCATTGAGACCACTTTGCTGACAAAATGAAGAATACCCACTGTCTTCATAAAGTCTACTGGTCTCTAGTTCCTCTATTTCATGTGTACTATTAAGTGTTTGTTGTACATGTTGATTTTCCTTGTTATGCAAGGGCTTGCTTTCAGTATCAAGTTCTACAATCCCAGGGCTCACAACTGGTGATCCAAGACATGATAACCTTTCGTAGTCTTTAAAGCAGTCCTTACAAGAATCTTCCAAATATGCAGGAACATAGGAACCTAGTCTTCCAATGTCATCGGATTTTACCAGTTTAAGTCCAGAATGAACATGCTGGTCACGATTAAAATCACACTTCATTTTAACAGAAAGAATagaactttcttcttctttacaaCCTACGAAAAGAATACAATATTTACTTCTTAATGGTAACATTTCCACACATCCCTACTTCTAAAAGTAGGATATACAAAGATTAATTTATATTCATTCAGCGTTATGTTTTGCCTATATCCATTTGCTTATATAGCTGTGATATTATCCAAGTTTAATTACTGATATGATAACACTTGcaaatattatttatatcttttaagaacaaattaaatacttttagaaTCAGTTTTTATACCCTTGACTTGAAATGACATTACAGTTTGCTCTGGCTTAAATAACCCAAACCACTGATAGTCAAAATAGTTGAGACCCCTTGAGGGAGAAAAATGTGTACAGTTCAGAATAGTCTTgatgataaaataaatgaaaaatctatatgttatttaaagataagaaattatTGTAAGCATTAAAATAATCCATAGgagcttgaaaaaaatgaaaagacaacataCATTTAAACATCCATAAGTTAAAGTCTACCTGAACTCCCACAGTGCTCATCTCCCAGTTTTATTGTGGTTGGTGCTCCTGGTGACCCtttcatatatttaaagtgtttgttTATGCTGCTGGATAGTAAACTCAAGCAGAGGGACATCTCCTTGTATCTTCCCTAATATGTCAGGACTATTCTGACACCAATTAGAATTAAGAGTTGGTAAATATAAGAATAACATTACAATCAATTAATCAGATTTAGGAGAATGATAGGGCAGCAGGTATAAATTACTGTCCAATTGCTTTAAATAACTTAAGATAATGTAATAGTAATAGCTATTTATGATAAGtagcataaataaaaaaataagtcttgATACTACTAAAGAATCATACCATTAGTTCTGGATAGTATCCATTAGAATTCAAAATTACTAATTCAAATTTAAACTTCAAAAAAGCCAAAGACTTATTCAAGGTTGTTTAGCACCCTAGAACTTCTCTTCAGGGCCTAGGAAATCAGTGAAGGCATACTGGAACAGGTAGCATTGTAAGACAGCTTTGAAGAATGGTTTCCTCAATGTCTATATTACTCACATTTTGGACCAAATAATTCTTTGTTCTTAGGGGTTGTTCTGTGTATGGTATGTTTAACAGCCTTTACCCATTAACACAAGTAGCAGCCATTACTCCTAAGATTCAACAGTTAAACAAATGTCTCCAGTTACCAGTTATTGCCAAATATTGGTAAGGAGGAAAAGCCAGTGGCAACATTTCCTCTGCTAGCTGAGAACCACAGCGTATAAGAGAGGCTGGGAGGGGCACTCGCTAAAGGATAACTCAAGCAAAGGCATAATGCTTGGAAGAAATATAGTAGATGGGTTCAGAAAAACGGCTTAGCACTGCTGAAGGCGGAGTATATGAATAGAGGGACAATGGGGATATGAACCAAAAAAGGCGGAGTCTTGAATGCCACATTAACAAGTGCTCCAGCTACCACTCCCCACCACACAGCCAGTCATATATAGGTAACAATTTATCCTATCAGTAAAGGTATGTATCAGTCACTATGTTTTGTATGTACTAAGTACTGGTCACCACTccattaatttcatcatttttactCACAGCAAAACCTTTCAAATACAAAAGGATACCTTCAAAGAAAGTAACCTTGTAGATAGAAACAGCTTTTAAAATCCCAGTGTTGAACACAGTAAAAGACACAAATAGTGTGTGCTTCAGGATCCCATTAAACCTCAAAATTAGGTTTAAACTACGAGTTCAGGGgcacaacaaaataaaagaatatacaaattttaaccctgcaataaaaattttaaccCTTGAACCATTTATTCTCAGTGGTTTCCCTTCACTGAGAGGGAAAAATGCTGCCAAGAGAGACTGTTTCTATTTTTGCCTCAACTAAAACAATCAGGTTTGAGTTACATATACCCACAATTTATCTAAGCGTATAAAAAAGCAGAAGCTCCATATGAAAGCACACCTTGCACTCTGTTTAGCTACCTAAACAAAGAGGCCTGATAGTACTTTAGGAGCTTCAAGGCAttctccctcccctctgtctTCAGAGCCCTGTTTCTGGAGTGTCCAACAGAACCTTTCATTCAACACTATTCTTTGAATATACAGTTCTTTAAAATTAGCCCTAGTAATGAATAAAATACCTTATTTTTGTTTAGAAGCTTGCAACTTTCAATGTTTCCTAACACTGGTCCTCACCTTTTTGTGGTATGATGGGGAGTTGTTTTTAAAAGTGAGTGCAACGAAGATCAGTTAAGTTGCCCAAGACAAGTAGTTAAATGAGACAGATTTCTTGCCTATCAAGTCAGTGATCTTCCCATTATCTCACACAGGAATGAGGTACTTTGGAAAAACAGACCTGGCAAATTAAAGCAATGTATACCATATATCGTTTAACATTTATACTGACTTATAAAAAGCCAGAATTCACAGTGCAAGACCTCTTTAAAGTACTAAAGAAAAACACTTgtacatttcttttctcattcaagtGTGCCCTCTTAATATCCCATCTCAGGGCTTTGTACATTATGCTTTTCTCCGCCCGGAATATTTCTGCTTCGTTTGCATATTTACCTTCTAATTTATTACTCATGTATACCTTCATATTTATTTGTGAGGGCACTAAGCAAACCTCATCAAACCATGTTTCAAAGCACTACCAATTTTACATTTAGAAGATTACTATAATAGAATATTACTCATTAAATTGGGGAacttaaaatgaacaaaagaactaTTACATTCTTCTTCTGCCAACCTGTATTTTCACATGaaaagatttaatattaaaaaaattaataaacttgatttacagaaaagttgcgaGAATAGTACAGAATTCCTGTACATCAAGCACCCAATACGCAACTCTTCCATTATGAACTTGGATCTATGATAAAATGAATGCATCAATACTGAGGCCACTTTACctggatttcttttgtttttacctaatgtcttttttctgttccaCGATCCTATTCAGGATTCCATATTACATTTAATCCTCGTATCTCTTTAGGCTCCCTTTAGCTATAATAATTTCTATGAGTTTACTTATAATGACCTTGGCAATTCTAAGGAGTACTAATCAGATTACTTTGAAGCCTGTCCTTCAATTGGGaattgtctgatgtttttcttaaTCTGGGGCtaagtttttaacaaaaagaccACAGAAGTAAAGTGCTAtcactgggcctggtggctcacgcctataatcctagctctgggaggccaaagtgggtggatagcttgaactcatgagcttgagaccagcttgagcaaaaagcaagaccttgtctccactgaAAGTAGAAACagtgaggcaagagggtcgcgtgagcccaagagttggaggttgctgtgagatatgacactgcactctacccagggcaagagcttgagactgtctcaaaaaaaaaaaaaaaaaaaaaaagagtaaagtgcTATTATTACTACATCAAGAGTACATGCTATCGATATAATTTATCATTGATGTTAGCCTTGTTCACTTGGCTGAAGCTACATCTGTCAGGTTTTTCCACTGTAAACTTActactttttgttccttttctgtaCCATTCTCTTCGGAAGAAAGTGACTACACACAGCTCACACTTAAAGGGGCAGGGAGTCATGCTCCACTTCTGTGAGGGGGAGTAAacttatataccatttggaattcttttgcACAGAAGATTTGTCCATGCCTTCCGATTTATTTATACAATAATTTATATGCACATATCAGTATATACCCACAGACTTTGGGTTGTAATCTAACACTACTTATGTTGGTGCTCAAATTATTTCTCACTATTGTGAGCTCTTTCAGTTGGGCTCAGTGTCCACTTGTCCTTTTTGCATCATTTTGTTTGAGTATTCCTTACTTTCTGGAAATACAAGATGCTCTAGGATCACCCTCTAGTTTCCTTGTTGTAGTCCTAGAATCAGTCATTTCTCCAAGGAACACGGGTGTTtttatttggttggttggttgtttttgagaaaaaaatatgaggaaCCAAAATGTGGATCCTGGTTGTAGATTTAAGTTTAAAACATGAACTGAATGTATTTTTCATCTCTGTAACTATATCATAGAATACTggttcggcacccgtagcacagtggttatggtgccagccacatacaccaaagctggcaggttcgaacctggcctgggccagctaaacaaagacaactgcaaaaaaatagccgggcattgtggtgggcacctatagtcccagctactcgggaggctgagcagagaactgtttcagcccaagagttggaggttgctgtgagctgtaatgccacagcactctactgagggtgacagctcaaacaaaaaaccccacagaatAAACTGAATAATAACCACGTTTTTACAAAGCTGAACCAACTGTTTACAGCTAAAAAGATGGGTGAAAACCATCTTTTAACAAGTTCAGTGCCTTCCAATGCCCAAGCCAAATTTGGGAAATAGATGTAGTATTTGTATAACTGATCTGATATTACTCAGAAAGTATCACATTCTTCCAGAACCTCTTGAGTTAAGCAGAGGAGGGTTGAGAGTCTAGTTTGTgccgggcgtggtagctcacatctataatcccagtactttgggagacccaaggtgggtggattgcttgagctcagtagttcaagaccagcctgagcaaaagagagaaatcctgtctctactaaaatatagaaaaactagctgggcataatggcaggtgcctgctgtcctagctactcaggaggctgagacaagaggatggctcaaccccaagggtttgaggttgctatgcactctacccagggtgacagagtggaagaaaaaaaaaaaaaaaaaaaaaagtctagtttgccactttatttatttttctaatgtccACTCAGTGACAGGGTAAAGGGAGAAGAAGATATTAGGCAGGGATGATCTTTTAGAGAAGATGGCATTCTGAGGTCTGAAAGTCTTGTAGAAATCCTGTGAAGAGTTCCAGACAAATACAGAAAGTGAGGACAAGTGCAGTGTGTTCAAAGAAAAGAACCATAGGCCTGCAGCTTTGTGAGCTAGAgagagatgattttttaaaaaggttgtaAAGATAGAATGACTATAGATTTGTAGGATTGGGTGGGCCTTTGAGGGATTGTAATTGGAGAAGAGATATTTGGTTTATATTTGTAAAAGATCACTGGTAGCTATGGATCATAAGGTAAAGTAGAAGCAGGGAGACTAGTTAGAAGTGTTTATCACAGGGGTCCAGAGAGCGGAATACCAGGGATCAGCATGATTAAATGAAGATAATTGGATATTCATTGGGATTCAATGTCTATTATTTAGGAGGGTAAAGCTAATAGAGCTTGCAAATATACTAGATGTGGACATCaagaaaagggaattaaaaaaaaagtactccaTGATTTAAGGCTGAAGTATCTAAGGTAGAAAGTGCCATTAACAGAGCTGAGGAGGTGAACTCTTAAAGGCAGTTTCCTCATCCGTAAAATGAGGGTATGAAAATGAAACTCATAGACTAAATGAATAGCAGAGTCCTTCTCACAGGGGTGTCATTAACAGAATCTACTTTTAATCACATAATAACCTAAACCCTTTCATTTTCCTTACATTGCAAgtcattacatttatttaaaaatacacccCACACAAAAGAATACATTTCAGACTATATACTTTTCTATTAGAATGTATAGGTTGAAGAATCAGATTCAAGTTCAAATGAAAATCCTTGCTCAGCTCTTTGACTAACTTTGTGAACTTGGAACATTctataccattttttattttctctaaagtCAAAATACTAATAAAGACTCAACTATGGTACTTTTTTAAAGACTCTCAGTTACCAATTCACAGCCAATCATAGAGAAGTGGTATTTTATTAAACTGTACAAAGTCTGACCATATATTTAACTTTCCAAGAGAGACTCAATATCATAATTAAGGCTACCGTGCCTAAAAATCTTTGTAAGTCTTCTAGGGTTAATGAAATAATTAAGTTTCAGTCTCTAATATCTATAGATAACCACCATGTGCACGGTTAGGCCACAGCCATTCCTTTACTTAAGAACCTGAGAGGCCCAAGGCTTGATACTATAAAGCATAAATCAAACATAATTCTTAAAAGAAATCTTTAGAAAAActtactttcaaaaatattaggATGCAatagtttttcaaaatttcatttccttaaaaGCCTGTAAAAAATCTCAAGAAGCAGCAGATACCTTCTGAGGACAACTGGAGTTAGCAATCAAAAAACTCCCACATAAGCCATCAAGTTCCAAAATTTCAAAGGATATTTA includes these proteins:
- the FBXO5 gene encoding F-box only protein 5 isoform X1 → MKQAAQFSAARAVPSPEAGRTSPGMSRRPCSCSPRPSSCSCSSSTVTAAGRPRPLDSCKEEESSILSVKMKCDFNRDQHVHSGLKLVKSDDIGRLGSYVPAYLEDSCKDCFKDYERLSCLGSPVVSPGIVELDTESKPLHNKENQHVQQTLNSTHEIEELETSRLYEDSGYSSFCQQSGLNEHEEGSLPLEENFSYSSQSCLLQIQSPDQYPNKNLLPILHFQKVVCSTLKKNAKRNPRKDWEMLKATIASGNFRLQNIIGRKMGLEYVDILSELFRRGLKHLLANILTQLNDMDLINVSKVSTTWKKILEDDKGAFEMYKKAMQRVTEGNINFSAHASTRDYVMLRIPLASVQEATAQTPFPKDAQTKLSSQGDQKGSTYSRHSEFSKVAKTLKKNESLKACIRCNSPAKYDGYLERATCKREGCGFDYCTRCLCDYHNTKDCSNGKFLKANCKTGPLPGTKKSKKNLRRL
- the FBXO5 gene encoding F-box only protein 5 isoform X2; translated protein: MKCDFNRDQHVHSGLKLVKSDDIGRLGSYVPAYLEDSCKDCFKDYERLSCLGSPVVSPGIVELDTESKPLHNKENQHVQQTLNSTHEIEELETSRLYEDSGYSSFCQQSGLNEHEEGSLPLEENFSYSSQSCLLQIQSPDQYPNKNLLPILHFQKVVCSTLKKNAKRNPRKDWEMLKATIASGNFRLQNIIGRKMGLEYVDILSELFRRGLKHLLANILTQLNDMDLINVSKVSTTWKKILEDDKGAFEMYKKAMQRVTEGNINFSAHASTRDYVMLRIPLASVQEATAQTPFPKDAQTKLSSQGDQKGSTYSRHSEFSKVAKTLKKNESLKACIRCNSPAKYDGYLERATCKREGCGFDYCTRCLCDYHNTKDCSNGKFLKANCKTGPLPGTKKSKKNLRRL